One Streptomyces sp. P9-A2 DNA window includes the following coding sequences:
- a CDS encoding PH domain-containing protein, with translation MTTPEPQPSDREPTEPAQSTEPADSADSATSSEPSESSAASEPADSPAAASAASEGSAASEPKYADRVYRSTSGFVGGVLILGLACWLGVDAVVVGEGDTPWLALAALLFLVPLVAAYTLVPAVYANEDRLRVRNPFRTITLPWGRVVSLRSGYTNEVFSDEGDKYQLWALPVSLRARKKASRRDLRAMGDRALGAEASLGGGAARRGSSAAGVSDRQVERAQTDRSMDELRELHESRGSGAGAQGEASVRWSYEIIAPSVAGAVLLAVLLGLG, from the coding sequence ATGACGACCCCCGAGCCTCAGCCGTCCGACCGGGAGCCCACCGAGCCTGCCCAGTCCACCGAGCCCGCCGACTCTGCCGACTCCGCCACCTCCTCCGAACCGTCGGAGTCTTCGGCGGCGTCGGAACCCGCGGACTCTCCGGCAGCGGCTTCAGCGGCGTCGGAGGGATCGGCGGCCTCGGAGCCCAAGTACGCCGACCGGGTCTACCGGTCGACCTCGGGGTTCGTCGGCGGCGTGCTGATCCTCGGCCTCGCCTGCTGGCTCGGTGTCGACGCCGTGGTCGTCGGTGAGGGCGACACCCCGTGGCTGGCGCTCGCCGCGCTGCTGTTCCTCGTGCCCCTGGTAGCCGCCTACACCCTGGTCCCCGCGGTGTACGCCAACGAGGACCGGCTGCGCGTCCGCAACCCCTTCCGCACGATCACGCTGCCCTGGGGGCGGGTGGTCTCGCTGCGCTCCGGCTACACCAACGAGGTCTTCTCGGACGAGGGCGACAAGTACCAGCTGTGGGCCCTGCCCGTGTCGCTGCGGGCCCGCAAGAAGGCGTCACGGCGGGACCTGCGGGCCATGGGGGACCGGGCGCTGGGCGCCGAGGCATCCCTGGGAGGGGGCGCGGCCCGGCGCGGGAGTTCCGCCGCGGGCGTCTCGGACCGGCAGGTCGAGCGGGCGCAGACCGACCGCTCGATGGACGAACTGCGTGAGCTGCACGAGAGCCGTGGAAGCGGGGCGGGCGCGCAGGGCGAGGCGAGCGTGCGGTGGTCCTACGAGATCATCGCCCCCTCGGTGGCCGGCGCCGTGCTGCTGGCGGTCCTGCTGGGGCTCGGCTGA
- a CDS encoding phospho-sugar mutase, which translates to MHDDLTARARTWLAEDPDPETRAELAALLDAGDVTELTARFSGTLQFGTAGLRGELGAGPQRMNRTVVIRAAAGLAAYLERQGHTGGLVVIGYDARHKSADFARDTAAVMTGAGLRAAVLPRPLPTPVLAFAVRHLGAVAGVEVTASHNPPRDNGYKVYLGDGSQIVPPADAEIAAEIAAVGSLNDVPRPDAGWETLDDSVLDAYLARTDAVLAEGSPRTARTVYTAMHGVGKDVLLAAFARAGFPEPVLVAEQAEPDPDFPTVAFPNPEEPGAMDLAFAAAREAEPDLVIANDPDADRCAAAVKNLSTSGDGGWRMLRGDEVGALLAAHLVRRGATGTFAESIVSSSLLARIAEQAGLPYEETLTGFKWIARVEGLRYGYEEALGYCVDPDGVRDKDGITAALLLTELASELKEEGRTLLDLLDDLAVTHGLHATDQLSARVEDLSLIADAMRRLRENPPAELAGLPVTEAEDLTRGTDALPPTDGLRYALRGARVIVRPSGTEPKLKCYLEVVVPVTARDDLPAARTEAAALLTAIKRDLKAAAGI; encoded by the coding sequence GTGCACGACGACCTGACCGCTCGCGCCCGCACCTGGCTCGCCGAGGACCCCGACCCCGAGACCCGCGCGGAACTCGCGGCGCTCCTCGACGCCGGCGACGTCACCGAACTCACCGCCCGTTTCAGCGGCACCCTCCAGTTCGGCACCGCGGGCCTGCGCGGCGAGCTGGGTGCCGGCCCCCAGCGGATGAACCGCACCGTCGTCATCCGCGCCGCCGCCGGCCTCGCCGCGTACCTCGAGCGGCAGGGGCACACCGGCGGCCTCGTCGTGATCGGTTACGACGCCCGCCACAAGTCGGCGGACTTCGCCCGCGACACCGCCGCCGTCATGACGGGCGCCGGGCTCCGGGCCGCCGTCCTGCCCCGGCCCCTGCCCACGCCGGTGCTCGCCTTCGCCGTACGGCACCTCGGCGCGGTCGCCGGGGTCGAGGTCACCGCCAGTCACAACCCGCCCCGCGACAACGGTTACAAGGTGTACCTCGGCGACGGCTCCCAGATCGTCCCCCCGGCCGACGCGGAGATCGCCGCCGAGATCGCGGCCGTCGGGTCCCTGAACGACGTACCCCGCCCCGACGCCGGCTGGGAGACCCTGGACGACTCCGTCCTGGACGCCTACCTCGCCCGCACGGACGCGGTCCTGGCCGAGGGCTCCCCCCGTACCGCCCGCACGGTCTACACGGCGATGCACGGCGTCGGCAAGGACGTTCTGCTCGCCGCCTTCGCGCGGGCCGGTTTCCCCGAACCGGTCCTGGTCGCCGAGCAGGCCGAACCCGACCCTGACTTCCCCACCGTCGCGTTCCCCAACCCGGAGGAGCCCGGGGCGATGGACCTGGCCTTCGCGGCGGCCCGTGAGGCGGAGCCGGACCTGGTCATCGCCAACGACCCGGACGCCGACCGCTGCGCCGCGGCCGTCAAGAACCTGAGCACGAGCGGTGACGGCGGCTGGCGCATGCTGCGCGGCGACGAGGTGGGGGCGCTGCTCGCCGCCCATCTGGTCCGCCGCGGGGCGACCGGCACGTTCGCCGAGTCGATCGTCTCGTCGTCCCTCCTCGCCCGCATCGCCGAGCAGGCGGGTCTGCCGTACGAGGAGACGCTGACCGGCTTCAAGTGGATCGCCAGGGTCGAGGGCCTGCGCTACGGCTACGAGGAGGCGCTGGGCTACTGCGTCGACCCGGACGGCGTCCGCGACAAGGACGGCATCACGGCCGCTCTGCTCCTCACCGAGCTGGCGTCCGAGCTGAAGGAGGAGGGCCGCACCCTCCTGGACCTCCTCGACGACCTCGCCGTGACCCACGGCCTGCACGCCACCGACCAGCTCTCCGCCCGCGTCGAGGACCTCTCCCTCATCGCGGACGCGATGCGCCGGCTGCGGGAGAACCCCCCGGCCGAACTGGCCGGCCTGCCGGTCACCGAGGCCGAGGACCTGACCCGGGGCACGGACGCCCTGCCGCCCACCGACGGCCTGCGTTACGCCCTCCGGGGCGCCCGCGTCATCGTCCGTCCGAGCGGTACGGAGCCCAAGCTGAAGTGCTACCTGGAGGTCGTCGTCCCGGTCACCGCCCGGGACGATCTTCCCGCGGCCCGCACCGAGGCGGCGGCCCTGCTGACCGCGATCAAGCGGGACCTGAAGGCGGCGGCCGGCATCTGA
- a CDS encoding purine-nucleoside phosphorylase: MNASLLPDDIQGDPHAAADAAAARLRELTGAETHDVALVMGSGWAPAVDALGTPDAEFPVTELPGFPPPAVEGHGGTIRSYRIGTKRALVFLGRTHYYEGRGVASVAHGVRTAVAAGAKTVVLTNGCGGLREGMRPGQPVLISDHINLTATSPIVGANFVDLTDLYSPRLRALCKEIDASLEEGVYAQFPGPHYETPAEIRMARVIGADLVGMSTVLEAIAAREAGAEVLGISLVTNLAAGMTGEPLNHEEVLQAGRDSATRMGTLLTQVLGRL; this comes from the coding sequence GTGAACGCTTCTCTTCTTCCGGACGACATCCAGGGCGACCCCCACGCCGCAGCCGACGCCGCAGCCGCGCGCCTGCGTGAGCTCACGGGCGCCGAGACCCACGACGTCGCCCTCGTGATGGGCTCCGGCTGGGCACCGGCCGTGGACGCCCTCGGCACCCCCGACGCCGAGTTCCCGGTCACCGAGCTGCCCGGTTTCCCGCCGCCCGCGGTCGAGGGCCACGGGGGCACGATCCGGTCCTACCGCATCGGCACCAAGCGCGCCCTGGTCTTCCTGGGCCGCACCCACTACTACGAGGGCCGCGGCGTGGCCTCCGTCGCGCACGGCGTCCGCACCGCCGTCGCCGCCGGCGCCAAGACGGTCGTCCTGACCAACGGCTGCGGCGGACTGCGCGAGGGCATGCGCCCCGGCCAGCCGGTCCTGATCAGCGACCACATCAACCTCACCGCCACCTCCCCCATCGTCGGTGCCAACTTCGTCGACCTCACCGACCTGTACTCCCCGCGGCTGCGGGCCCTGTGCAAGGAGATCGACGCGAGCCTGGAGGAGGGCGTCTACGCCCAGTTCCCCGGCCCGCACTACGAGACCCCGGCGGAGATCCGCATGGCACGGGTGATCGGAGCGGACCTCGTGGGCATGTCGACGGTGCTCGAGGCCATCGCGGCGCGGGAGGCGGGCGCCGAGGTGCTCGGCATCTCCCTGGTCACCAACCTCGCCGCCGGTATGACCGGTGAACCCCTCAACCACGAGGAGGTCCTCCAGGCAGGCCGCGACTCGGCCACCCGGATGGGCACCCTCCTGACCCAGGTACTGGGCCGCCTGTAG
- a CDS encoding NAD(P)H-quinone dehydrogenase, producing MEYVTRIVIIGGGPGGYEAALVAAQLGAEVTVVDSDGLGGASVLTDCVPSKTLIATAEVMTTFDSSYEELGIIVADDTPHIEQAARVVGVDLGKVNRRVKRLALAQSHDITASVTRAGARVLRGRGRLEGMQALDGSRKVVVRAADGTEETLTADAVLIATGGHPRELADARPDGERILNWTQVYDLNELPEELIVVGSGVTGAEFAGAYQALGSKVTLVSSRDRVLPGEDPDAAVVLEDVFRRRGMNVMARSRAQSAKRVGDRVEVTLADGRVITGSHCLMAVGAVPNSAGMGLEEAGVRLRDSGHIWTDRVSRTGAPGVYAAGDVTGVFALASVAAMQGRIAMYHFLGDAVAPLNLKTVSSNVFTDPEIATVGYTQADVDAGKIEARVVKLPLLRNPRAKMQGIRDGFVKIFCRPGTEIVVGGVVVAPRASELIHPISLAVDNNLTVEQIANAFTVYPSLSGSIAEVARQLHTRKVPGEA from the coding sequence ATGGAGTACGTGACTCGGATCGTGATCATCGGTGGCGGACCCGGCGGATACGAAGCGGCGCTGGTGGCCGCTCAGCTCGGCGCGGAGGTGACCGTCGTCGACAGTGACGGCCTGGGCGGGGCGTCGGTCCTCACCGACTGCGTGCCGTCCAAGACTCTGATCGCCACGGCCGAGGTGATGACCACCTTCGACTCCTCCTACGAGGAACTGGGCATCATCGTCGCCGACGACACCCCGCACATCGAGCAGGCCGCCCGAGTGGTGGGCGTGGACCTGGGCAAGGTGAACCGCCGTGTGAAGCGGCTGGCCCTGGCCCAGTCGCACGACATCACCGCGTCCGTGACGCGGGCCGGCGCGCGGGTGCTGCGCGGCCGCGGACGGCTCGAGGGCATGCAGGCCCTGGACGGATCGCGCAAGGTCGTCGTCCGGGCCGCCGACGGGACCGAGGAGACGCTGACCGCCGACGCGGTGCTCATCGCCACCGGCGGCCACCCGCGCGAACTGGCCGACGCCAGGCCGGACGGCGAGCGCATCCTGAACTGGACCCAGGTGTACGACCTGAACGAGCTCCCCGAGGAGCTCATCGTGGTCGGTTCCGGTGTGACCGGTGCCGAGTTCGCCGGCGCGTACCAGGCGCTGGGCTCGAAGGTCACGCTCGTGTCGTCGCGCGACCGGGTGCTGCCGGGCGAGGACCCGGACGCCGCCGTGGTGCTGGAGGACGTCTTCCGCCGCCGCGGGATGAACGTCATGGCGCGCTCGCGCGCCCAGTCCGCCAAACGGGTCGGGGACCGGGTGGAGGTGACGCTCGCGGACGGGCGGGTCATCACCGGGTCGCACTGCCTGATGGCGGTGGGCGCCGTCCCGAACTCCGCGGGCATGGGGCTCGAGGAGGCCGGGGTCAGGCTGCGCGACTCGGGGCACATCTGGACCGACCGGGTCTCCCGTACCGGCGCCCCCGGCGTGTACGCGGCCGGTGACGTCACCGGGGTCTTCGCGTTGGCGTCGGTGGCGGCGATGCAGGGACGCATCGCCATGTACCACTTCCTGGGCGACGCGGTCGCCCCGCTGAACCTGAAGACCGTCTCGTCGAACGTGTTCACCGACCCGGAGATCGCCACCGTCGGCTACACCCAGGCCGACGTCGACGCGGGCAAGATCGAGGCGCGGGTCGTGAAGCTGCCGCTGCTGCGCAACCCCCGCGCGAAGATGCAGGGCATCCGCGACGGGTTCGTCAAGATCTTCTGCCGGCCGGGCACCGAGATCGTGGTGGGCGGCGTCGTGGTCGCACCACGCGCCTCGGAGCTGATCCACCCCATCTCGCTCGCGGTCGACAACAACCTGACGGTCGAGCAGATCGCGAACGCCTTCACCGTGTACCCCTCGCTGTCGGGTTCGATCGCCGAGGTGGCACGGCAGTTGCACACGCGGAAGGTGCCCGGGGAAGCCTGA
- a CDS encoding DeoR/GlpR family DNA-binding transcription regulator translates to MFAAERRQLILEMVRANGAVSLRELARVVQTSEVTVRRDVRALEAEGLLDRRHGGAVLPGGFTRESGFPQKSHLATAEKTAIADLAASFVEEGEAVVVGAGTTTQELARRLARVPGLTVVTNSLLVAQVLAHANRVEVVMTGGTLRGSNYALVGSGAEQSLQGLRVSRAFLSGSGLTAERGLSTSNMLSASVDRALVQAAAEVVVLADHGKLGMDTMFQTVPTDLITRLVTDEPPAHDDRAGTELQALADQGVQIAVAGAPGGTAGPGGDGAPARQQQRRDMPLPGPRRQGPGLRSAVGLGAAEQAQNTERARVADLRRR, encoded by the coding sequence GTGTTCGCTGCAGAACGTCGCCAATTGATCCTCGAAATGGTGCGAGCGAACGGGGCCGTGTCGCTCCGTGAACTCGCCCGCGTCGTCCAGACCTCCGAAGTGACCGTACGGCGGGACGTGCGCGCGCTGGAGGCAGAAGGACTCCTCGACCGACGGCATGGCGGTGCGGTACTGCCGGGTGGTTTCACGCGAGAGTCCGGCTTCCCGCAGAAGTCCCATCTCGCGACCGCCGAGAAGACCGCCATCGCCGACCTCGCCGCGAGTTTCGTGGAGGAGGGCGAGGCCGTCGTGGTCGGTGCGGGCACCACCACGCAGGAGCTGGCGCGCCGGCTGGCCCGGGTGCCCGGGCTGACCGTCGTCACCAACTCCCTGCTCGTGGCCCAGGTGCTGGCGCACGCCAACCGGGTCGAGGTCGTGATGACCGGCGGCACGCTGCGCGGTTCGAACTACGCCCTCGTCGGCAGCGGTGCCGAACAGTCCCTCCAGGGGCTGCGGGTGTCCAGGGCCTTCCTCTCCGGCAGCGGGCTGACCGCCGAGCGCGGGCTGTCCACGTCCAACATGCTGTCGGCCTCCGTCGACCGGGCGCTGGTGCAGGCCGCCGCGGAGGTGGTGGTCCTCGCCGACCACGGCAAGCTCGGCATGGACACCATGTTCCAGACCGTGCCCACGGACCTCATCACCCGCCTGGTGACGGACGAGCCGCCCGCGCACGACGACCGCGCGGGCACGGAGTTGCAGGCGCTCGCCGACCAGGGCGTCCAGATCGCCGTGGCCGGAGCGCCGGGAGGCACCGCGGGCCCGGGGGGTGACGGGGCCCCGGCACGTCAGCAGCAGCGCCGGGACATGCCGCTGCCGGGGCCCCGTCGACAGGGTCCGGGACTGCGGTCGGCGGTGGGCCTGGGAGCGGCCGAGCAGGCCCAGAACACGGAGCGGGCACGGGTCGCGGACCTGCGCAGACGGTGA
- a CDS encoding acetyl/propionyl/methylcrotonyl-CoA carboxylase subunit alpha: protein MRKVLIANRGEIAVRVARACRDAGISSVAVYADPDRDALHVRAADEAFALGGDTPATSYLDIDKVLKAARESGADALHPGYGFLSENAGFAQAVLDAGLVWIGPPPQAIRDLGDKVAARHIAQRAGAPLVAGTPDPVSGADEVVAFAKEHGLPIAIKAAFGGGGRGLKVARTLEEIPELYDSAVREAVAAFGRGECFVERYLDQPRHVETQCLADTHGNVVVVSTRDCSLQRRHQKLVEEAPAPFLSDAQTAELYAASKAILKEAGYVGAGTVEFLVGADGTISFLEVNTRLQVEHPVTEEVAGVDLVREMFRIADGEALGYDDPPLRGHSFEFRINGEDPGRGFLPAPGTVTTFAPPTGPGVRLDTGVEPGSVIGPAWDSLLAKLIVTGRTRQEALQRAARALDEFQVEGMATAIPFHRAVVRDPAFAPELTGSADPFTVHTRWIETGFVNEIKPFTAAVDTETDEEADRETVVVEVGGKRLEVSLPVSLGMSLARTGLAAGAKPKRRAAKKSGPVASGDTLASPMQGTIVKIAVEEGQQVKEGDLVVVLEAMKMEQPLNAHRSGTVKGLSAQVGASVTSGAAICEIKD, encoded by the coding sequence GTGCGCAAGGTGCTCATCGCCAACCGTGGCGAAATCGCTGTCCGCGTGGCCCGAGCCTGTCGGGATGCCGGTATCTCGAGCGTGGCCGTCTACGCGGACCCGGACCGGGACGCTCTGCATGTCCGCGCCGCGGACGAGGCGTTCGCCCTGGGCGGTGACACTCCCGCGACCAGCTATCTCGACATCGACAAGGTGCTGAAGGCCGCCCGCGAATCGGGGGCCGACGCCCTCCACCCCGGCTACGGCTTCCTCTCCGAGAACGCCGGCTTCGCCCAGGCCGTCCTCGACGCCGGACTGGTCTGGATCGGCCCGCCGCCGCAGGCCATCCGCGACCTCGGCGACAAGGTCGCCGCCCGCCACATCGCCCAGCGCGCCGGCGCGCCCCTGGTCGCGGGCACCCCCGACCCGGTCTCCGGCGCCGACGAGGTCGTCGCCTTCGCGAAGGAGCACGGCCTGCCCATCGCGATCAAGGCCGCGTTCGGCGGTGGCGGCCGCGGCCTGAAGGTCGCCCGCACCCTCGAGGAGATCCCCGAGCTGTACGACTCCGCGGTCCGCGAGGCGGTGGCCGCCTTCGGCCGCGGCGAGTGCTTCGTCGAGCGCTACCTCGACCAGCCGCGGCACGTGGAGACCCAGTGCCTGGCCGACACCCACGGCAACGTGGTCGTCGTCTCCACCCGCGACTGCTCGCTGCAGCGCCGGCACCAGAAGCTGGTCGAGGAGGCCCCGGCGCCGTTCCTGTCCGACGCGCAGACCGCAGAGCTGTACGCGGCGTCCAAGGCCATCCTCAAGGAGGCCGGCTACGTCGGCGCCGGCACGGTGGAGTTCCTGGTCGGCGCCGACGGCACGATCTCCTTCCTGGAGGTCAACACCCGCCTCCAGGTGGAACACCCGGTCACCGAGGAGGTCGCCGGCGTCGACCTGGTGCGCGAGATGTTCCGCATCGCCGACGGCGAGGCACTCGGCTACGACGACCCGCCGCTGCGCGGCCACTCCTTCGAGTTCCGCATCAACGGCGAGGACCCGGGCCGCGGCTTCCTGCCCGCCCCCGGCACCGTCACCACGTTCGCCCCGCCGACCGGCCCGGGCGTGCGCCTGGACACTGGCGTCGAACCCGGCAGCGTGATCGGCCCGGCCTGGGACTCCCTGCTGGCCAAGCTGATCGTCACCGGCCGCACCCGTCAGGAAGCGCTCCAGCGGGCGGCCCGCGCCCTGGACGAGTTCCAGGTCGAGGGGATGGCCACCGCCATCCCCTTCCACCGCGCCGTGGTCAGGGACCCCGCGTTCGCCCCCGAGCTCACCGGCTCCGCCGATCCCTTCACGGTCCACACCCGCTGGATCGAGACCGGGTTCGTCAACGAGATCAAACCCTTCACCGCGGCCGTGGACACCGAGACCGACGAGGAGGCCGACCGCGAGACGGTCGTCGTCGAGGTCGGCGGCAAACGCCTGGAGGTCTCCCTGCCCGTCTCGCTGGGCATGTCGCTGGCCCGCACCGGCCTCGCGGCCGGGGCCAAACCCAAACGCCGCGCGGCGAAGAAGTCCGGTCCCGTCGCCTCCGGCGACACCCTCGCCTCCCCGATGCAGGGCACCATCGTCAAGATCGCGGTGGAGGAGGGCCAGCAGGTCAAGGAAGGCGACCTCGTCGTCGTCCTGGAGGCCATGAAGATGGAACAGCCGCTGAACGCCCACCGCTCCGGCACCGTCAAGGGCCTCAGCGCACAGGTCGGCGCCTCCGTCACCTCCGGCGCGGCCATCTGCGAGATCAAGGACTGA
- a CDS encoding Maf family protein, which yields MTDQPRRRLVLASQSPARLGLLRQAGLTPEVIVSGVDEDAVTAPTPAELALALAEAKASVVAAKPEALGALVIGCDSVLELDGRALGKPADAEEATARWKSMRGRAGILQTGHCVYDTTADGSRYASATASTVVRFGEPSDEEIAAYVASGEPLHVAGAFTLDGRSAPFIEGIDGDHGNVIGISLPLVRRLLARLGVGITQLWAPPER from the coding sequence ATGACAGATCAGCCCCGCCGTCGGCTCGTGCTCGCCTCCCAGTCCCCCGCCCGGCTCGGGCTGCTCCGCCAGGCCGGACTCACCCCCGAAGTGATCGTCAGCGGAGTCGACGAGGACGCCGTCACCGCGCCCACCCCGGCCGAGCTGGCCCTCGCCCTCGCCGAGGCGAAGGCCTCCGTGGTCGCGGCGAAGCCGGAGGCGCTGGGCGCCCTGGTGATCGGCTGCGACTCGGTGCTCGAACTGGACGGGCGGGCCCTGGGCAAGCCCGCGGACGCGGAGGAGGCCACCGCGCGCTGGAAGTCGATGCGGGGCCGCGCGGGCATCCTCCAGACCGGCCACTGCGTCTACGACACCACCGCGGACGGCAGCCGGTACGCCTCCGCCACCGCGTCGACCGTCGTCCGCTTCGGCGAGCCCTCGGACGAGGAGATCGCCGCCTACGTCGCGTCCGGCGAACCGCTCCATGTCGCGGGGGCGTTCACCCTGGACGGCCGCTCGGCCCCGTTCATCGAGGGCATCGACGGCGACCACGGAAACGTCATCGGCATCAGCCTGCCGCTGGTGCGCCGTCTGCTGGCCCGGCTGGGCGTGGGCATCACGCAGCTGTGGGCGCCGCCGGAGAGGTGA
- the mmpB gene encoding morphogenic membrane protein MmpB: MLWSDPENEPPKELRDAQEMLRRLGVLVALAMVLAMIVIGVR; the protein is encoded by the coding sequence ATGCTGTGGTCCGACCCCGAGAACGAACCGCCGAAGGAACTGCGGGATGCGCAGGAGATGCTGCGGCGGCTGGGCGTTCTCGTGGCGCTGGCCATGGTGCTGGCGATGATCGTGATCGGCGTGCGGTGA
- a CDS encoding acyl-CoA carboxylase epsilon subunit: MTIKVVRGNPTPEELAAALAVVRARAAAASAVPSGAPAPRDSWSDPSRLAGRLLPRPGQAAWSRTYWPGA, from the coding sequence ATGACGATCAAGGTCGTACGGGGCAACCCGACCCCGGAGGAACTCGCCGCCGCACTGGCGGTGGTCCGCGCACGCGCCGCGGCGGCGTCCGCCGTGCCGTCCGGCGCGCCCGCTCCCCGCGACTCCTGGTCCGACCCGTCCCGCCTCGCCGGCCGGCTCCTGCCCCGGCCGGGGCAGGCGGCCTGGTCGCGGACGTACTGGCCGGGGGCCTAG
- a CDS encoding acyl-CoA carboxylase subunit beta yields MSEPEVQQPDIRTTAGKLADLQRRIHEATHAGSQRAVEKQHAKGKLTARERIDLLLDEGSFAELDEFARHRSTDFGLEANRPYGDGVVTGYGTVDGRPVAVFSQDFTVFGGALGEVYGQKIVKVMDFALKTGCPVIGINDSGGARIQEGVASLGAYGEIFRRNTHASGVIPQISLVVGPCAGGAVYSPAITDFTVMVDQTSHMFITGPDVIKTVTGEDVGFEELGGARTHNTASGVAHHMAGDEKDAIEYVKQLLSYLPSNNLSDPPAYPEEADLTVTAEDRELDTIVPDSANQPYDMHTVIEHILDDGEFLETQPLFAPNIVTGYGRVEGRPVGIVANQPMRFAGCLDITASEKAARFVRTCDAFNVPVLTFVDVPGFLPGVDQEHDGIIRRGAKLIFAYAEATVPLITVITRKAFGGAYDVMGSKHLGADLNLAWPTAQIAVMGAQGAVNILHRRTLTQSQSAGEGEAAATRARLIQEYEDALLNPYAAAERGYIDAVIMPSDTRRHIVRGLRQLRTKRESLPPKKHGNIPL; encoded by the coding sequence ATGTCCGAGCCGGAAGTGCAGCAGCCCGACATTCGTACGACCGCGGGCAAGCTCGCGGACCTCCAGCGGCGCATTCACGAGGCGACGCACGCCGGTTCGCAACGGGCCGTGGAGAAGCAGCACGCCAAGGGCAAACTGACGGCCCGTGAGCGGATCGATCTGCTGCTCGACGAGGGGTCGTTCGCCGAGCTGGACGAGTTCGCCCGGCACCGTTCCACCGACTTCGGGCTGGAGGCCAACCGTCCCTACGGCGACGGCGTCGTCACCGGGTACGGCACGGTCGACGGCCGTCCCGTCGCCGTGTTCTCACAGGACTTCACGGTCTTCGGCGGGGCGCTGGGCGAGGTGTACGGACAGAAGATCGTCAAGGTCATGGACTTCGCCCTGAAGACCGGCTGCCCGGTCATCGGGATCAACGACTCCGGCGGCGCCCGGATCCAGGAGGGCGTGGCCTCGCTGGGCGCCTACGGCGAGATCTTCCGCCGCAACACCCACGCCTCCGGGGTGATCCCGCAGATCAGCCTGGTCGTCGGCCCGTGCGCGGGCGGCGCGGTCTACTCCCCCGCGATCACCGACTTCACGGTCATGGTCGATCAGACCTCGCACATGTTCATCACCGGCCCCGACGTCATCAAGACGGTCACCGGCGAGGACGTCGGCTTCGAGGAGCTGGGCGGCGCCCGCACCCACAACACCGCCTCGGGCGTGGCCCACCACATGGCCGGGGACGAGAAGGACGCCATCGAGTACGTCAAGCAGCTGCTGTCGTACCTGCCGTCCAACAACCTCTCCGACCCCCCGGCCTACCCGGAGGAGGCGGACCTCACCGTCACCGCCGAGGACCGCGAGCTGGACACGATCGTCCCGGACAGCGCGAACCAGCCCTACGACATGCACACGGTGATCGAGCACATCCTGGACGACGGCGAGTTCCTCGAGACGCAGCCGCTGTTCGCGCCGAACATCGTCACCGGCTACGGCCGGGTGGAGGGCCGCCCGGTCGGCATCGTCGCCAACCAGCCGATGCGGTTCGCCGGGTGCCTGGACATCACCGCCTCCGAGAAGGCGGCCCGCTTCGTGCGCACCTGCGACGCCTTCAACGTGCCGGTGCTGACCTTCGTCGACGTGCCCGGTTTCCTGCCCGGTGTCGACCAGGAGCACGACGGCATCATCCGGCGCGGCGCCAAGCTGATCTTCGCGTACGCGGAGGCGACCGTCCCGCTGATCACCGTCATCACCCGCAAGGCCTTCGGCGGCGCCTACGACGTCATGGGCTCCAAGCACCTGGGCGCCGACCTCAACCTGGCGTGGCCCACCGCGCAGATCGCGGTGATGGGCGCCCAGGGCGCCGTCAACATCCTGCACCGCCGCACCCTCACCCAATCGCAGTCCGCCGGAGAAGGAGAAGCGGCGGCCACCCGCGCCCGGCTGATCCAGGAGTACGAGGACGCGCTGCTCAACCCCTACGCGGCGGCCGAACGCGGCTACATCGACGCGGTGATCATGCCGTCCGACACCCGCCGCCACATCGTCCGCGGACTGCGCCAGCTGCGCACCAAACGAGAATCCCTGCCCCCGAAGAAGCACGGCAACATCCCCCTCTGA